Genomic DNA from Phyllostomus discolor isolate MPI-MPIP mPhyDis1 chromosome 12, mPhyDis1.pri.v3, whole genome shotgun sequence:
GTCCTCTCCTTTATGGATAGTGGAAGTGACACCAACACAACTGGAAACAAGTAAGATCAagtccagggcagggaggtgtgcATCAGCCATATGGGGGGGCATGTTCTTTGCAGTGGCTTCAATTGTTGTTGCAGGTAATTGGTTTCTAGAGTACAAGcagattatttccttttccttttgttccccAGACCAGAATGTATTCCTCTGAGCTGAGGGTGCCTAACTGAAAAGGATTTGAATGAATGGTTGGTTTAGGAATCCACAGACACCTCCTAAGGCcagggggtggaggagaagaCAGGGCTATTACCACAGACAGACATTGAGTGACTCAGATCAGATGCTCATGGTCTCCCTGACTCTGTTTTAGTAACTGTATCTCCCTGACTCTCAGTTTACTCTCAGTGAAGGGGGATAAAAATTTGGCTGCCAGGTTGTCAGTGTATTCACTAAAATATTGACAGTGTCTGACCTAAATCTTGGAATAGAAGAGCAGCTTAAATCAGAGGCATCTGTTACTGATGAATTCAAGAGAGAATCCCCTGGGCTGACCCCTGATGAATGAGAAGCTGCCAGGAGCATcttcttttctcagtttttttttatgaGGATGTTGACTTTTCCCTGAACTTTGCTAAGTTCCTCAGGACACTCAGCTAATTAATATTAAAAGGCATTGTCCAACTTGCTCTCCACACAGAGGCTCGGGTGATAAACTGCACTCCATTTCTGCCAAGGTGTAGCTCTTGGACCTGAGCCCTTGATGGTGACCACATCAAGAGCCTGTGACTTGGGCACCCATTAAACCATTACCCAGTTAGCCTTTCCTGGGAGGTCAAACCCAACCTGATGCAGGCTCCCCAAGGTCCCTGGAGTCAACGTCCATGGACAAGGTCCTGGAGAGGGGCTCTGGAGGGGAGTTCCATGAGAATTTCTAGGGATTCCTCAGACTGGGCTTTGACAGAGCCCTGCAGGGTTGTTTGCCATGTCAAGGTCATGGGAAGGAGCTCAGGGTTCTGGACAGAGACTGGTCTCCCTGTTCTGTATATGTCCCATCAGACTGGTTCTTCTGTCTGCAGTGATTGTCTGTGTGGCTAGATTTAGGGAAGGGAACTGAGATCTCAGGAAGTGTCTCCACTCTGTGTATCCCGTATTAAATGCCAAAACCCAACTTGGGATGTGATGCAGAGGGGGATGGAGGCAGCGTCCTGCATTATCAGTCCTGTGTGTGAGTAGAATTCATCCCACTCAACAGCCAGAGGTCAGAGAGCATTCACTTACCGTATACATGAAGCTGTCCAAACCTTACTTCTTTCACTGAGCCTCCCAGGTAGACTGCTACAGTGTAGTTTCCTGTGTCATTCAGGGTGACATTTGTTAACATCAACGATCCATCATAGATTATTTCCTCTCGTCCACTGTATGCAGGCCCTCTCACATGTGTTTTTTGGTTTACATCAAAAGTAGCAATTTTGTTATAGGGCTTTGCCCTTTCTCCCCTGTACCATACGAAGCCTATAACATCGGGAGGCGTATTGTGGAGTCGTAGGCTCACATTTGTCCCTTCAGCAGCATTGGTCGGCACAACAGCGAATTGGGCGGTGGTGGGTGGGCACCAGTAGTTTAATATTGAGActaggtaagaaaaataaatggattaataTTTGGATCTAAGTATGAGGTTTGAAAAATATGATGGCCTGGGTCCTGAAAAAGTGTCTTCACCTCTCAGTCTTGGTGTGCATGTGAGGATATATCCCCCATGGTCAAGGTCAGTGGCATGGAATCACTACTTCTACACCTCTGAACttgttatattttctgtttcaataTTCCTCTTTAGGTGTTCATCTGGCTCATCTCCTCACTGCCCTCAGACACATGCTGACACTCAGGAGTGTCTCTGAGGGACACCTTTGACAGCTACTCTCTGTCTTCACTTTCTGACCTTCCTCTGCTCTGTTTTTTCATGGCATTTGTGGGTACCCCATCTagatctttccttttctctcccgtGCATAGCACATGAGTTCCATATGAACAGGGTCTTGTCTGACATTGTACCTCCAGTGTCTGAAACAAGCTACAGACAATGTGGGTAAATCAATGTTTTCCCATGGCCCTGGACCTCATGGAGTGTATTAGAACATATCTGAAGTGGGTGGTAAAGAGATCTGGCATCCCTGGTTGTTTTACTATAGAATCCTGAcataaattgttattattattatcagctTTTCTAATTCAATACTGAATGAGGAATATCTTAGGAAATGAGCCACAGTTAAGGTTTTCCTGCCTCTCACCGCTTccacattatgagatttttctccGGCAAAGTTCCCTTCCCGATCTTACTGTGCTCCATTGCTTTTTACCTTCAGGTCCAAACAGAAGCCCTCCCTCTTATTCAGAGAAGTGGTCTCTTCAGCAGACTCCAGCCAGTCTCTGTGTCACATCCTTAGTCTAATATCCCAAGGAATTGTCTCCTACTTACCAACCAGCAGGAGCCCTTGCCAGGGGAcaagtcctctgtgggtagagacTGAAGGGGATCCCATGGTGTCTGCTGTTTgctctgtggctgcctctttgaGACCAGTCAGAGGCTCTGTAATTCTCACAGTCACCTCTGTCTGGAGTGGTAGGGTGTGCTGTGTGTCCTACCTGTGCACTGAGCTTTATTCTGGGGCAAGATGCCTAGTTTGGTCATGTGGGCTATGGGGCAGGGTCTGTGCCTAGAACCCCGCCCACTCCCTGCCCTCATTTTTGCTACCCTGTGCCTTCTTAACAGTTTACTGTCCTTTTGTGTTTTGGTTCTCTGGGTATTGCTGAGTCCTCtggacaccacacacacatacacactagcACACACTCACAGGCTGTGTTGGAAAAAGCAGAGGCCTGGGCTGTCTGGCTTTCAGACATTCCCTAAAGCTCCCTGCCAGGTGTCCAGTAGCTTCTCTGTTTCACATTGGCCTTTGACCCTCAGAGCACAAATTTTTGAGCTACCTCAGGAAAAATCTTGTCACAATAATGTCATCGGTGCTGTGCACTGAATCACCTGTGAAACTTTGTAAACTTTGTGATGCTCAGGTGCCACCTTCACATGCCTGCTTCAGCACCTGTCCAGCTAATGTGGATGCCCATTCAAAAGTAGATCTCTTGATGTGAAGGTAGAACCATTTCTCCTGCTCTCTGTGCATAGGAAAAATGTGCAGACCCTGTTAactgcagattctgactcagcaggGGTGTAGTGGACCAGTGACTCTAAATTTGACAAGCGTTCAGGAGAAGGTAATACTCCTGGCCTGTAAAATACACTTGCAATAGCAAGGCTGATGGGGGTACATGTGTCCCTGAAGGAATGACCCACTCAGGCCAGCATTGGTCTCTGCTCTGCCTTTGTCTTGTGTCTGTCAGCACCACACAGAGAGCCCCATGTGTCCCCAAATGGGGGTCGTTTgtgtttgtgacacagaaacccagctgggaATCCTGTCTGCTTTGTGTTCTCAGATTCTCTGAGAAGGTTTTATTTCCTCCCAGCAGGCAGGCCACAGAGATGACTCTGGGTGTGAGAAGGGGTCAAGCTGGGTGATAACTGCACAGGGGACCCTTCTTCTGTGTCATATTGTCATCAGAATGGCTTTTGCTTCTAGGGACAAAGAACCAAAACCAGAACTCAGAATTGGAGCTGCAATGTTGGGTGTGAAGAAGGGGGTGTCCTGCATGTCCCAGGGAGAAAGGAATGTGGTGAAAGGTCGGTTGCCTGTGGGCTTCCTGGTGATGGAGGCATGGGTTTAGGTAAACCATTCCTCTCCATGTCCGTTTGTGGGACCTGTCCCTGGGCTCCCTGAGTGTTGGGGCAACCTCTGATTGCTGCCTGGGAGGCTTTTCTGTGGCCACCAGACTTGCCCATGGATGATGCCAGGCATGGAGTAGAGAGCAGTAAGAACCCCTGAGAGTGAAGGTCCACCAGGCCCTGTCACAGTAAGTAATGTTCAAAGCTTTGGGGCAATTTAATgggtttatctgagccaaactgactaCATATGCCTGAGAGCAGATCTCGAATCCTGTGAAGAATGACATTTTTACATctaatttatatattgtaatCAAAGGAGATGAAAAATGGTGCATGGAATTTTTCAGGAGGTGAGGAAAAGCATAGCAAGGAAATCTTTAGAATTAGATAAAAGTCTAAGAggaagaaagataattttttacattggtgaatatagaataattaatatttactgGACATAGAGAAGGTATGCAGATGACCAGGTAATAAGAAGTGTTGTGGGGTATCATACACTGGTCCCAGAGTGGGTGCCTTT
This window encodes:
- the LOC118497522 gene encoding carcinoembryonic antigen-related cell adhesion molecule 21-like, whose product is MGSPSVSTHRGLVPWQGLLLVVSILNYWCPPTTAQFAVVPTNAAEGTNVSLRLHNTPPDVIGFVWYRGERAKPYNKIATFDVNQKTHVRGPAYSGREEIIYDGSLMLTNVTLNDTGNYTVAVYLGGSVKEVRFGQLHVYELVKRPILLATNITSTEEKGVAIFICHTNALSIQWLFNGMNLQLSERKKLSEDHSSLTIDPVQREDVGLYRCRASNPVSYADSWDLELHLSHE